The Methanohalophilus levihalophilus genome has a segment encoding these proteins:
- the thrC gene encoding threonine synthase: MKLYSTNLKADEATFKTALIKGLAPDKGLYLPKELPHFSEEELNSLKNEKYPEIAFRILSKVLEGEIDDDSLREITYDAYNYDVPLEEVDNKTYIMRLDRGPTASFKDFAARMMARLMQYYLKQENKSLVILTATSGDTGSAVAHAFYGLDNIKVIVLFPETEVSDRQRKQMTTLDKNITALAMDGKFDDCQALAKQAFADDELEHLNLSSANSINIGRLIPQSIYYFYAYAKLRNYPEEIIYSIPSGNFGNMMGCVLAREMGVPIKRILASVNENDEVPVFLETGKYAKIEPSRNCLSNAMNVGHPSNLARLIAVYGGVMDEKGNISKLPDMEKLNNDISSVSVTDEETKATIRKFFEDYNISIEPHGAVGIKGLLDYRETTGDNTLAVTLETAHPAKFPAEVIAATGVDPEPPQSLKDVEAKEEFMDHLNTDYDAFKAYLKEKLE, encoded by the coding sequence GTGAAACTCTACAGCACTAACCTCAAAGCAGATGAAGCAACCTTCAAAACTGCACTTATCAAAGGTCTTGCTCCTGACAAGGGGCTATACCTGCCAAAAGAACTTCCACATTTTTCGGAAGAAGAACTTAATTCATTGAAGAATGAAAAGTATCCGGAAATAGCATTCAGGATCCTCTCAAAGGTTCTGGAAGGCGAAATCGATGATGATTCTCTCCGGGAAATCACGTACGACGCATACAACTACGATGTGCCTCTGGAAGAAGTGGACAACAAGACCTACATTATGAGACTTGACCGGGGCCCTACAGCTTCTTTCAAGGACTTTGCAGCTCGTATGATGGCAAGGCTCATGCAGTACTACCTTAAACAGGAAAATAAGAGCCTGGTAATTCTCACGGCCACCTCCGGCGATACAGGAAGCGCTGTTGCTCATGCTTTCTACGGTCTTGACAACATAAAGGTCATTGTCTTATTCCCGGAAACTGAAGTCTCTGATCGCCAGAGAAAACAGATGACCACTCTTGATAAGAATATCACCGCACTTGCCATGGATGGTAAATTCGATGACTGTCAGGCACTGGCCAAACAGGCATTTGCTGATGATGAGCTCGAACACCTGAATCTTTCATCTGCGAATTCCATTAACATCGGGCGTCTTATCCCGCAATCAATATACTATTTCTATGCTTATGCAAAACTCAGGAACTATCCCGAAGAAATCATTTACTCAATTCCTTCAGGAAATTTCGGTAACATGATGGGTTGTGTTCTTGCCCGGGAGATGGGAGTTCCTATAAAGAGAATCCTTGCATCAGTTAATGAAAACGATGAAGTGCCGGTTTTCCTTGAAACCGGGAAATATGCAAAGATTGAACCTTCCAGAAATTGTTTGTCCAATGCAATGAACGTCGGGCATCCAAGCAACCTCGCAAGACTGATAGCTGTCTATGGCGGGGTAATGGACGAAAAAGGAAACATCAGCAAACTTCCTGACATGGAAAAACTGAATAACGACATTTCATCCGTATCAGTAACCGACGAGGAAACAAAAGCCACCATCAGGAAGTTCTTTGAGGATTATAACATCAGCATCGAACCTCACGGGGCTGTGGGTATAAAAGGACTGCTGGATTACAGGGAAACCACCGGCGACAATACGCTTGCGGTTACACTTGAAACAGCCCATCCGGCAAAGTTCCCGGCAGAAGTGATTGCTGCAACCGGAGTAGATCCTGAACCGCCCCAGAGCCTGAAAGATGTTGAGGCAAAGGAGGAATTCATGGATCATCTCAACACTGATTATGATGCCTTTAAAGCATATTTGAAGGAGAAGCTCGAGTAA
- a CDS encoding PAS domain-containing sensor histidine kinase yields MTLHTNEDYLKSIFRAAPSGIGIVKNRVFVDVNPRICEMTGYSREELIGITARILYPTQQDFDFVGSEKYKQIAEKGTGAVQTRWKKKSGEIIDILLASTPLDVTDLSKGVTFTATDITEQKIVERKLVEREGQISALIKTIPDLVWLKNPDGVYLACNSKFERFFGAKEAEIIGKTDYYFVGKELADFFTKNDRNVIEAGKSIINEEEVTYADDGHTELLETIKTPMYDSEGQLIGVVGIGRDITHRKEIEESLLQAKILAEKANQLKSEFLATMSHELRTPLNSIIGFSQILAKNQNGNLDNIEEKYVSNIVRSGKHLLDLINEVLDLSKIEAGTMEMEYESFQIPTILNEVKALVFPLLAAKEISFSIHTEAKYLALYADKKKMKQILYNLLSNAIKFTPNGGKIEVTVKSARNFIYISVSDTGIGISKDDMDKIFAPFTQIDSFTSRQYDGTGLGLALVKKYVEMHGGKIWVESEPEKGSTFTFSIPNEGSKKQLTLLDPSCN; encoded by the coding sequence ATGACATTGCATACAAATGAAGATTATCTGAAAAGCATTTTTCGTGCTGCACCTTCGGGTATTGGGATTGTGAAAAACAGGGTTTTTGTTGATGTAAATCCCAGAATATGTGAAATGACCGGCTATTCCCGTGAAGAATTAATAGGGATAACCGCCCGAATACTTTATCCCACGCAACAGGACTTTGATTTTGTTGGAAGTGAAAAATACAAACAAATTGCCGAGAAAGGAACGGGGGCCGTTCAGACCCGATGGAAGAAAAAGAGCGGAGAAATAATCGATATTTTACTCGCTTCCACACCATTAGATGTCACCGATCTCTCAAAAGGGGTTACGTTTACAGCTACGGACATAACCGAGCAAAAGATCGTAGAAAGAAAACTGGTGGAAAGAGAAGGGCAGATTAGTGCTTTAATTAAGACCATTCCAGATCTGGTGTGGCTTAAGAATCCTGATGGCGTCTATCTTGCATGCAACTCAAAATTTGAGCGCTTCTTTGGTGCAAAAGAGGCAGAAATCATTGGAAAAACAGATTACTATTTTGTGGGTAAGGAACTTGCGGATTTCTTTACAAAGAATGACAGGAATGTAATTGAGGCCGGCAAATCCATCATTAATGAAGAGGAAGTGACGTATGCAGACGATGGCCACACGGAACTCCTTGAAACTATTAAAACTCCCATGTACGATTCTGAGGGGCAGCTTATCGGCGTAGTGGGTATTGGCAGGGATATTACCCATAGAAAAGAAATTGAAGAATCGCTGCTTCAGGCCAAAATCCTGGCTGAGAAAGCAAACCAGCTAAAGAGTGAATTTCTTGCAACCATGAGTCATGAACTCCGCACACCCCTTAACTCAATAATTGGTTTTTCCCAGATACTGGCCAAAAACCAGAATGGAAATCTGGATAACATTGAGGAAAAATACGTTTCCAACATTGTAAGAAGCGGAAAACATCTCCTTGATCTTATCAATGAGGTACTGGATCTTTCAAAAATCGAAGCAGGAACCATGGAGATGGAATATGAAAGTTTCCAGATTCCTACGATTTTAAATGAGGTAAAAGCATTGGTTTTCCCTTTACTGGCAGCAAAAGAGATCAGTTTTTCAATTCATACGGAAGCAAAATACCTTGCTTTATATGCAGACAAGAAAAAAATGAAGCAGATACTATATAACCTGCTCAGCAATGCAATTAAATTCACTCCCAACGGCGGAAAGATTGAAGTCACTGTAAAAAGTGCAAGGAATTTCATTTATATTTCTGTTTCCGACACTGGTATTGGAATATCAAAGGACGATATGGACAAAATATTCGCTCCTTTCACCCAGATTGACTCGTTCACCAGCCGGCAATATGATGGAACCGGACTTGGGCTTGCTCTGGTAAAAAAATATGTGGAAATGCATGGTGGCAAAATTTGGGTTGAAAGCGAACCTGAAAAGGGCAGTACGTTTACCTTTTCGATACCAAACGAAGGTTCCAAAAAGCAACTTACCCTGCTGGATCCTTCTTGCAATTAA
- a CDS encoding PEP/pyruvate-binding domain-containing protein, producing the protein MFKCEVAKDKSRVTTHLECNDHGGSGVESKKVSEKNHVAEYEQKEKISSGVGQLDEILHYFRLGDNVVWKIEELDDYRHFANKFVQKGLDAGYKCVYIRFAPHEPILQDTENVEIVTINPSPGFDYFSSQVHHTIEKYGEKIFYVFDNLSSLVTEWATDELLADFFKVTCPYLFELDTIAYFALTKGRHSHSAVAAIRDTTQILLSYYHVGDNTYLHPLKVYARYSPDMYLPHLVSEEKWKPVFNSGEAAAVSSTERKKGLKRSIKTIAPWESVYSRLKYYYAINPESRITDPDILALKQELSRMVIGNHPRFNKLADEYFTLEDLLSIRDRIIGSGRVGGKAAGMLLARSIVIKSNGKKDFRKIMESHDSFYIGSDVFFTFLIKNDLFRLKVKMAESSDMSREEFEEVEQKFLEGKFPEEIVEEFRDMLDYFGQAPIIARSSSLQEDSFGNAFAGKYRSEFCANQGTPDERLEAFMHAVKLVYASALNPDALSYRRKRGLQNEDEQMAILVQRVAGIPYKQYFFPALAGVTFSRNLFTWTKRIDPNKGMVRLVFGLGTRAVDRVGRDYPRMIAVSHPGLRPEAGNQITKYSQWEVDVIDFRKNNLETVHFRDLVEDCDYPNLGMFVSILTGGYLTDPYKKITDCTAQQMVLTFNNLISKTDFIPIIEEMLATIERVYEQPVDIEFTASLDPEKKIKLNIVQCRPMTIPGITGQIEIPQKIPATDILFRSDKIINGGTIENIGYILYIEPTSYDDIEDMDIKKSIGRVVGHVNEKMRSMNSSFIMMGPGRWGSSNIELGVNVTYSEIDGTSVLVEIAREKAGHTPEVSYGTHFFQDLVEGQIIYMPAYPDRKESEFNELFFKESGNLLPEILPRFSDFANVIKLIDVRKAADGASAVIAADPQAQKAICYLKKD; encoded by the coding sequence ATGTTTAAATGCGAAGTTGCAAAAGATAAATCAAGGGTTACCACACATCTTGAATGTAATGATCATGGGGGATCAGGTGTGGAAAGCAAAAAGGTTTCGGAAAAAAATCATGTTGCAGAGTATGAACAAAAAGAAAAAATAAGTAGCGGAGTAGGCCAGCTTGATGAGATTTTGCATTATTTCCGTCTCGGGGACAATGTAGTATGGAAAATCGAGGAGCTGGATGATTACAGGCACTTTGCAAATAAATTCGTCCAAAAAGGACTGGATGCGGGATACAAATGCGTTTATATCCGCTTTGCTCCCCACGAGCCCATCCTTCAGGATACCGAAAATGTTGAAATTGTTACAATCAACCCAAGTCCGGGTTTTGACTATTTCAGCAGCCAGGTACATCACACAATCGAAAAATACGGGGAAAAAATATTCTACGTTTTTGACAATCTTTCTTCCCTTGTAACAGAATGGGCAACCGATGAGCTTCTTGCAGACTTCTTCAAAGTGACATGTCCGTACCTGTTCGAACTTGATACCATAGCATATTTTGCACTTACAAAAGGAAGGCACAGCCATTCAGCTGTCGCAGCAATCCGTGACACCACACAAATATTGCTGAGCTACTACCACGTAGGAGACAACACTTACCTTCACCCCCTCAAGGTTTATGCCAGGTATTCCCCGGACATGTATCTTCCACATCTTGTTTCAGAAGAAAAATGGAAGCCGGTTTTCAATAGCGGGGAAGCTGCGGCGGTTTCATCCACTGAGCGAAAGAAGGGATTAAAACGTTCAATAAAGACGATTGCACCATGGGAAAGTGTCTACTCAAGATTAAAATATTACTATGCAATAAACCCGGAATCCAGAATAACCGATCCTGATATATTGGCTCTCAAGCAGGAACTTTCAAGAATGGTAATAGGCAACCATCCGAGATTCAACAAACTTGCAGACGAATATTTTACGCTGGAAGACCTGCTCAGCATCCGGGACCGGATAATCGGCTCGGGACGCGTGGGTGGAAAGGCAGCAGGTATGCTTCTTGCACGAAGTATCGTAATAAAATCAAACGGAAAAAAGGATTTCAGGAAAATAATGGAATCCCACGATTCCTTTTATATCGGTTCGGATGTGTTTTTTACTTTCCTTATTAAGAATGACCTGTTTCGCCTGAAAGTCAAAATGGCTGAAAGCTCCGATATGAGCAGGGAAGAGTTCGAGGAAGTAGAACAAAAATTCCTCGAAGGAAAATTCCCTGAGGAAATTGTAGAAGAATTCAGGGATATGCTGGATTATTTCGGACAGGCGCCAATCATTGCAAGATCAAGCAGTCTGCAGGAGGATAGCTTTGGGAATGCTTTTGCGGGAAAATACAGGAGTGAATTCTGTGCAAATCAGGGTACTCCTGATGAAAGACTTGAAGCATTTATGCATGCTGTAAAACTTGTATATGCCAGCGCACTTAATCCCGACGCACTCTCCTACAGAAGAAAAAGAGGGTTGCAAAATGAAGATGAGCAAATGGCGATACTTGTCCAAAGGGTAGCCGGTATTCCTTACAAGCAATATTTTTTCCCGGCATTGGCGGGAGTTACATTTTCAAGAAATCTCTTTACCTGGACAAAACGGATAGATCCCAACAAAGGTATGGTAAGGCTTGTCTTTGGGCTCGGTACAAGGGCAGTTGACAGGGTTGGAAGAGATTATCCCCGCATGATAGCGGTAAGTCATCCCGGATTAAGACCGGAAGCAGGAAACCAGATTACGAAATACTCCCAATGGGAAGTGGACGTAATAGATTTCAGGAAAAATAACCTTGAGACAGTGCATTTCAGGGATCTGGTTGAAGACTGTGACTATCCGAACCTTGGAATGTTTGTTTCAATCTTAACCGGCGGATACCTCACCGATCCTTACAAGAAAATCACGGATTGTACGGCCCAACAGATGGTTCTCACATTCAACAACCTGATTTCAAAGACTGATTTTATCCCCATAATCGAAGAAATGCTGGCAACCATAGAAAGAGTGTACGAACAACCTGTAGATATTGAGTTTACAGCATCTCTGGATCCTGAAAAGAAAATAAAGTTGAACATTGTGCAATGCAGGCCCATGACCATTCCCGGAATCACAGGTCAAATCGAAATTCCTCAAAAAATACCGGCTACAGATATACTGTTCAGATCTGACAAAATCATAAATGGAGGCACAATAGAAAACATAGGTTATATCCTGTACATTGAACCGACATCCTATGATGACATTGAGGACATGGACATAAAGAAATCCATAGGGAGGGTAGTTGGGCACGTAAATGAGAAAATGAGATCAATGAACTCCAGCTTCATAATGATGGGACCCGGCAGATGGGGAAGCAGTAACATTGAACTTGGAGTCAACGTCACATATTCGGAAATTGACGGAACTTCAGTTTTGGTTGAAATAGCAAGGGAAAAAGCCGGACACACACCGGAAGTATCCTACGGAACACACTTTTTCCAGGATCTTGTGGAAGGACAGATAATCTATATGCCAGCCTACCCTGACAGGAAAGAATCGGAATTCAATGAACTATTCTTCAAAGAATCCGGAAACCTGCTGCCAGAGATCCTGCCCCGTTTCTCCGATTTTGCCAATGTGATTAAGCTGATAGATGTAAGAAAAGCTGCAGATGGAGCAAGTGCTGTAATCGCAGCAGATCCGCAGGCACAAAAAGCAATTTGCTATCTTAAAAAGGATTAA
- a CDS encoding phosphate-starvation-inducible PsiE family protein → MSGINKLFPKKIKLDNTKLFRKTIDFITTIVLYVLLLTLIVGMAKTILDLKFAVFTSLEVGFNQMVSNVLTIFILIDLFNIFVDYHEHDRIKLTYVADATILIVMREVAVGMYGSKLEPAFILSLSALLLVIVIVRVLAIKYSPEEIHNPVSPKTH, encoded by the coding sequence ATGTCAGGAATTAATAAGTTATTTCCAAAAAAGATTAAACTGGATAACACAAAACTGTTCAGGAAAACAATTGACTTTATAACAACTATCGTTCTTTATGTTCTTCTCCTAACCCTGATAGTAGGAATGGCAAAAACGATTCTGGATCTTAAATTTGCAGTATTCACATCACTTGAGGTTGGTTTTAACCAAATGGTATCCAACGTGCTTACCATCTTCATATTAATAGATCTTTTTAACATTTTTGTTGATTATCACGAACATGATCGCATTAAACTCACATATGTTGCTGATGCTACAATCCTCATAGTGATGCGTGAAGTTGCAGTTGGAATGTATGGAAGTAAGCTTGAGCCGGCATTTATCCTTTCTCTTTCGGCACTACTGCTTGTTATCGTAATTGTGCGAGTCCTTGCTATCAAGTATTCACCAGAAGAAATCCATAATCCTGTTTCACCAAAAACACATTAA
- a CDS encoding AraC family transcriptional regulator: MEIINEPEITELEERTVAYVSFVGNYVGNAEVFADLFGKLDNWAGPKQLFGPNTLFMSAYYDDPGVSPPEELKLDACMTIADDVEVEGEIKKQKLPGGKYVVMRAELTGAEEYGPAWETIVEWLIQNNLEIDMFRASYEIYLNDPEIHPEKHHILDICMPVK; the protein is encoded by the coding sequence ATGGAAATCATAAACGAGCCAGAGATAACAGAATTGGAAGAGAGAACTGTAGCATATGTTTCCTTCGTTGGCAATTACGTGGGAAATGCTGAGGTTTTTGCAGATTTGTTTGGTAAACTGGATAACTGGGCAGGCCCTAAGCAATTATTCGGACCAAACACTCTTTTTATGTCTGCTTATTACGATGATCCGGGAGTCAGCCCTCCGGAAGAACTCAAGCTGGATGCCTGCATGACCATCGCCGATGATGTTGAAGTTGAGGGTGAAATCAAGAAGCAAAAACTACCCGGTGGAAAATACGTCGTGATGCGTGCGGAACTGACAGGCGCCGAAGAATATGGTCCTGCATGGGAGACGATCGTTGAGTGGCTTATACAGAACAACCTTGAGATCGATATGTTCCGGGCAAGCTATGAGATCTATTTGAATGATCCGGAAATACATCCGGAAAAGCATCATATCCTTGACATTTGTATGCCTGTTAAATGA
- a CDS encoding YfcE family phosphodiesterase: MKIIILSDTHIKPGKSLIDLLPDDLVTIIKNSDMIIHAGDFETMECYNELAKLGNLVAVRGDTDVPEIMELLPERRVIEVEGIKIGVIHKGQLTSDNPDGLRYLAKEMGVDVLVFGHFHHPIIEDFEVLLLSPGSAIVPGIAEPSAIELEISEGKVKGSVIRCNGDVCDYFKYEKNCFLTEFLDFS, encoded by the coding sequence ATGAAAATAATCATTTTATCAGATACTCATATCAAACCCGGAAAATCGCTCATTGATTTGCTTCCGGATGATCTGGTTACAATTATCAAAAACAGTGACATGATTATCCATGCAGGGGATTTTGAAACAATGGAATGCTATAATGAGTTGGCGAAGCTTGGCAATCTTGTAGCGGTTCGAGGGGATACCGACGTGCCTGAAATAATGGAACTCCTTCCTGAAAGAAGAGTCATCGAGGTCGAAGGCATTAAGATCGGGGTAATTCACAAGGGACAACTGACATCTGATAACCCGGACGGCCTGCGTTATCTTGCAAAAGAAATGGGCGTTGATGTACTGGTTTTCGGGCATTTTCACCATCCCATAATCGAGGATTTTGAAGTGCTTTTGCTTTCCCCGGGAAGTGCAATTGTCCCTGGAATCGCTGAACCCAGTGCCATCGAGCTTGAGATATCGGAAGGCAAGGTGAAGGGGAGCGTAATCCGATGTAACGGGGACGTCTGCGATTATTTTAAATACGAAAAAAACTGCTTTTTAACTGAATTTTTAGATTTTAGCTAA
- a CDS encoding ATP-dependent zinc protease family protein, whose protein sequence is MKQKEKIMLGWREWVSLPDLGLPAIKAKVDTGAKTSSIHAFDVEHYSENGVEMVRFLIHPIQDNQDFYIECVSPISDYRQVSDSGGHKEMRYVIETCVTIASHSFPIELTLTDRDTMRYRMLLGRSALKNWAHVDPSVSFLCGKLEAESLYGLESEVGK, encoded by the coding sequence ATGAAACAAAAAGAAAAAATAATGCTTGGTTGGAGGGAGTGGGTGTCGCTTCCTGATTTGGGCTTGCCTGCCATTAAAGCAAAAGTTGATACAGGTGCCAAGACATCTTCAATACATGCATTTGATGTAGAACATTACAGTGAGAATGGCGTTGAAATGGTTCGCTTTTTAATTCATCCCATACAGGATAACCAGGATTTTTATATTGAATGTGTATCTCCAATAAGCGATTATCGTCAAGTCAGTGATTCGGGGGGGCATAAGGAGATGCGCTATGTTATTGAAACATGTGTCACTATTGCATCTCACAGTTTTCCAATTGAATTAACACTTACAGATCGTGATACAATGCGATATCGAATGTTATTGGGGCGTAGCGCACTTAAAAATTGGGCACATGTTGACCCAAGTGTCTCATTTCTGTGTGGAAAGCTTGAAGCCGAATCTTTATATGGGTTAGAATCTGAGGTTGGAAAATGA
- the rimK gene encoding 30S ribosomal protein S6--L-glutamate ligase, protein MKIALLSRNKNLYSSRRLIEAADERGHEVVVIDVLRTYMNIASHKPSIHYKGKELDDFDAVIPRIGASVTFYGAAVLRQFEMMGVFPLNESVAITRSRDKLRSLQLLSRKGIGLPVTVYASKPDDIKDMIKMVGGAPLVIKILEGTQGIGVVLAETQKAAESVIEGFMGVKANILVQEYIKEANGADIRCFVIGGKVVAAMKRQASSGEFRSNIHRGGSAEFIRITPEERSTAVRAAKIMGLNVAGVDLLRSNHGPVVMEVNSSPGLEGIEKVTGKDIAGMIIEYIEKNNKFGKTRTRGKG, encoded by the coding sequence ATGAAAATTGCCTTGCTATCAAGAAACAAGAATCTTTATTCGTCCCGTCGCTTGATTGAAGCAGCAGACGAAAGAGGACATGAAGTTGTAGTAATAGACGTATTGCGTACTTACATGAACATCGCTTCTCACAAACCTTCTATCCACTACAAAGGCAAGGAACTTGATGATTTTGACGCCGTGATACCCAGAATCGGTGCTTCAGTAACATTCTATGGTGCTGCCGTTTTGCGCCAATTTGAAATGATGGGTGTCTTTCCTTTGAATGAATCCGTTGCAATTACCCGTTCCAGAGATAAACTTCGTTCTCTGCAGCTACTTTCCCGCAAAGGCATAGGCCTGCCTGTAACTGTTTATGCAAGCAAACCAGATGACATAAAAGATATGATAAAAATGGTCGGTGGTGCTCCGCTTGTTATCAAAATCCTTGAAGGAACACAAGGCATTGGGGTAGTATTGGCTGAAACACAAAAGGCTGCAGAAAGCGTCATTGAAGGTTTCATGGGTGTAAAGGCAAACATTCTGGTGCAGGAGTATATAAAAGAGGCCAATGGAGCTGACATTCGCTGTTTTGTAATCGGGGGCAAAGTGGTGGCAGCTATGAAAAGACAGGCCTCGAGTGGTGAATTCAGGTCAAATATACATCGGGGCGGTTCTGCCGAATTTATTCGGATTACTCCTGAAGAACGCTCTACAGCAGTTCGTGCTGCAAAAATTATGGGGCTTAATGTCGCCGGTGTTGACCTCTTGCGTTCCAACCATGGACCTGTAGTAATGGAAGTCAATTCCAGTCCTGGTTTGGAAGGAATAGAAAAAGTTACGGGAAAGGACATTGCGGGTATGATTATTGAATACATTGAAAAGAATAATAAATTCGGCAAAACTCGTACAAGAGGAAAAGGCTAA
- a CDS encoding succinylglutamate desuccinylase/aspartoacylase family protein, whose translation MQQPITIAGITIQPGTRKSIELPIPSFYTHTSASMPVHVVHGRKPGPCLLICAALHGDEINGVEIIRRVLAHKTIDKIKGTLIAIPIVNVFGFVSQSRYLPDRRDLNRSFPGSKKGSMASRLANILMVEIIDKCTHIIDLHTGAVARDNLPQIRACLIDDKETEAFARSFGVPVIINTELRDGSLREAAREHGISALLYEAGEALRFDEVAIRAGVRGILGAMSHLGMRPKATKKKDKKSVISQSTHWIRAPESGILRSIIPLGAPVKKDDILAYINDPLGEIETKVTSPDFGIVIGKTNLPLVHEGEGIFHIAKYPEAEEVSNYIENYRDDLNPTNDEVETTEVPVV comes from the coding sequence ATGCAACAACCAATTACAATAGCCGGTATAACGATTCAGCCCGGAACGCGGAAATCTATTGAATTGCCCATTCCCAGTTTTTATACTCATACGTCAGCATCAATGCCGGTTCATGTGGTACATGGGCGTAAACCGGGGCCATGCTTACTAATATGTGCTGCCCTGCATGGTGATGAAATAAATGGTGTGGAAATTATTCGCCGTGTTTTAGCGCACAAAACCATTGATAAGATAAAAGGCACTCTCATAGCGATTCCAATTGTAAATGTCTTCGGGTTCGTCTCCCAGTCTCGCTATTTACCGGACAGAAGAGACTTGAACCGTTCTTTCCCAGGTTCAAAAAAAGGATCGATGGCTTCCCGTCTGGCAAATATTCTAATGGTCGAAATAATTGACAAATGTACGCATATAATTGATCTTCACACCGGGGCAGTCGCCCGTGATAATCTTCCACAAATACGCGCATGTCTGATAGATGATAAAGAAACCGAAGCCTTTGCCCGTTCCTTTGGTGTGCCAGTAATAATTAACACTGAACTGCGTGATGGTTCGCTGCGCGAAGCGGCTCGTGAACACGGCATATCAGCTTTATTATATGAGGCCGGTGAAGCACTTCGTTTTGATGAGGTAGCTATTCGGGCCGGTGTAAGGGGTATACTGGGAGCAATGTCCCATTTGGGCATGAGGCCAAAAGCTACTAAGAAAAAAGATAAAAAATCTGTTATTTCCCAATCTACTCACTGGATTCGGGCGCCAGAAAGTGGAATCCTACGCTCCATTATCCCTTTGGGTGCTCCGGTCAAAAAGGACGATATATTAGCTTACATAAACGATCCATTAGGTGAGATTGAAACAAAAGTCACGAGTCCTGATTTTGGAATTGTCATCGGGAAAACAAATTTGCCGCTTGTTCATGAAGGCGAGGGCATCTTCCATATTGCAAAATATCCAGAAGCAGAAGAAGTTTCCAATTATATAGAAAATTATCGCGATGACCTGAATCCCACCAATGATGAAGTAGAGACAACTGAAGTTCCTGTAGTATAA